One region of Alcanivorax sediminis genomic DNA includes:
- the dksA gene encoding RNA polymerase-binding protein DksA: MAQLHGFAPYQPKPNEEYMNESQREHFRKILLAWRQELMEEADRTMHHLQDEQVNLPDPADRATQEEEFALELRTRDRERKLLKKIEKTLDLVDKDDYGYCEACGIEIGIRRLEARPTAEMCIDCKELAEIKEKQLAG; encoded by the coding sequence ATGGCTCAGCTGCACGGCTTCGCGCCCTACCAGCCCAAGCCAAATGAGGAATACATGAACGAGAGCCAGCGTGAGCACTTCCGCAAGATTCTTCTGGCTTGGCGCCAGGAGCTAATGGAAGAAGCTGATCGCACCATGCACCACCTTCAGGATGAGCAGGTCAACCTGCCTGATCCGGCCGACCGCGCCACCCAGGAAGAAGAGTTTGCCCTGGAACTGCGTACCCGTGACCGTGAGCGCAAACTGCTCAAGAAGATCGAAAAAACCCTGGATCTGGTCGACAAGGACGACTACGGCTACTGCGAAGCCTGCGGTATCGAAATCGGCATCCGCCGTCTGGAAGCCCGCCCCACCGCAGAGATGTGCATTGACTGCAAGGAACTGGCGGAAATCAAGGAAAAGCAGCTGGCAGGCTAA
- the gluQRS gene encoding tRNA glutamyl-Q(34) synthetase GluQRS: protein MTYRGRFAPTPSGPLHFGSLVAALASWLEARSRGGEWLVRVDDLDPPREVPGAADTILTQLEQFGLEWDGSVRYQSQRHAAYQAAVDHLLAQGNAFHCTLTRKQLTALDHNHPGITAATPPCQDAAIRLAVPDRELCYDDGIQGQVCNNLHEDGGAFVIRRRDGLYGYQLACALDDADDGITHVLRGADLIDSTLRQRWLLECLGRPAPHYAHLPVIIDGRDTKLSKSGGSEALDPAHASQLLTAALHCIGLQPPTDLLTAPPATLLEWGKLHYPEHHWPPGRQQPLPSELKVQR, encoded by the coding sequence ATGACCTATCGCGGACGTTTCGCCCCCACCCCCTCCGGCCCACTGCATTTCGGCTCGCTGGTGGCTGCGCTGGCCAGTTGGCTGGAAGCGCGGTCTCGGGGCGGGGAGTGGCTGGTGCGCGTGGACGACCTGGATCCGCCGCGGGAAGTGCCCGGTGCCGCCGACACCATTCTGACGCAGCTGGAACAATTCGGCCTGGAGTGGGATGGCTCGGTGCGTTATCAAAGCCAGCGCCACGCTGCCTACCAGGCCGCCGTCGATCATCTGCTCGCGCAGGGCAACGCCTTCCATTGCACGCTCACCCGCAAGCAGCTGACGGCGCTTGATCACAACCATCCTGGCATCACCGCTGCTACCCCGCCCTGCCAAGATGCCGCTATCCGTCTGGCGGTGCCGGATCGTGAACTGTGCTATGACGATGGCATCCAGGGCCAAGTCTGCAACAACCTCCACGAGGATGGCGGTGCCTTTGTGATCCGCCGTCGCGATGGTCTGTATGGCTATCAACTGGCCTGCGCCCTGGATGACGCTGACGACGGCATTACTCATGTGCTGCGTGGCGCCGACCTCATCGATTCCACCCTGCGCCAGCGCTGGCTGCTGGAATGCCTCGGCCGTCCCGCCCCGCATTACGCTCACCTGCCGGTCATCATCGATGGCCGCGACACCAAACTGTCCAAGTCCGGCGGTAGTGAAGCGCTTGACCCAGCTCATGCCAGTCAGCTACTCACTGCAGCCCTGCACTGCATCGGCCTGCAACCGCCAACAGATCTTCTGACCGCACCTCCAGCCACACTGCTGGAATGGGGCAAACTGCATTACCCTGAACACCACTGGCCTCCCGGCCGCCAGCAACCCTTGCCAAGCGAGTTGAAAGTTCAACGTTGA
- a CDS encoding sensor histidine kinase, which translates to MVYSVSELIAIAGGYLLFLFLVAWITERGWLPSRLVRHPAVYVFSLGVYASAWAVYGAVGYAYQFGYNFLSYFLGISGVFLLAPILLAPILRLTTTYQLSSLADLFAFRYRSRMAGALTTIIMLIGVLPLLALQLKAVGESIQILTGTDDPRSLAGGFCLMMVIFAILFGARHATAREKHEGLVVAIATESLIKLLAFGAVALLGLYGVFDGPGDLGRWLDEHPEMLARLYYPLQDGTWHSMIMAFFVSAVVLPHMFYMAFTENLNPRALITASWALPLMFLVMALCVPVILWAAAASNAPTPPDYYALGIGMVTGGYGAVLGYIAGLAGASGMLIVATLALSGMCLNHLILPASPLRQGQNLYRNLLWTRRTLIAAILALAYLFYRFTGANHTLVELGVLSFVATLQFVPGLIGALFWPTGNRNGLFAGLIVGFLLWLLLLVLPITYPSLQIPQLMELAGMRYQSGASQWHHVAIASVSANGLLFAIVSIVTPMSRAEKNAAEACAVDSLRRPYRWELEAKSVDDFIDALSMPLGPITATREVEMALRDLRLPRTEARPYALRRLRDQLETNLSGLLGPSVSHQLMDDHLPYLPKEEQSTSEDIQFIESRLEQYRDRLSGLAAELDGLRRFHRQTLLELPMGVISLGADDEIIGWNQAMEALTCIPAADTIGSRLADLENPWGEFLTRFSRDPSPHQPQQSLEMDGQTRWLSLHKSSVMGVGTAEQAGGQVLVIEDITELRHMEAHLAHNERLASIGRLAAGVAHEIGNPVTAIACLAQNLDSESDAREQMESSQQILEQTRRITRIVESLVTFSHSGSVRQSEHVPVSIRDTVDEAISLLLLDPDHRQQQFENHCPSDSWVKGDPQRLLQVFINLLGNAADACQPNQPIVISCATQAPWLEIAVEDQGHGIAAEVRDALFEPFVTSKSPGRGTGLGLALVYSIIEEHFGSISVESPITEQGGTRFIIRLPNHSTPS; encoded by the coding sequence ATGGTCTATAGTGTCAGTGAACTGATCGCCATCGCGGGCGGTTACCTGCTGTTTCTGTTTCTGGTCGCCTGGATCACGGAGCGGGGCTGGCTTCCCTCACGGCTGGTGCGCCACCCGGCGGTGTATGTGTTTTCTCTTGGGGTCTATGCCAGCGCCTGGGCGGTGTATGGTGCCGTCGGCTATGCCTACCAGTTTGGCTACAACTTCCTGTCGTATTTTCTCGGGATTTCCGGGGTCTTCCTGCTCGCCCCCATTCTGCTGGCTCCGATTCTCCGTCTCACGACCACCTATCAACTGAGCTCGCTGGCCGACTTGTTTGCCTTCCGCTATCGCAGCCGCATGGCGGGGGCCCTGACGACCATCATCATGCTGATCGGGGTGCTGCCGTTACTGGCACTGCAGCTCAAGGCGGTGGGCGAATCCATTCAGATTCTCACCGGCACGGATGATCCGCGCTCTCTGGCCGGCGGCTTTTGCCTGATGATGGTGATCTTCGCCATCCTGTTCGGCGCTCGCCACGCCACGGCCCGGGAAAAGCACGAAGGCCTCGTGGTGGCCATTGCCACCGAGTCTTTGATTAAACTTCTGGCCTTTGGGGCTGTGGCCTTGCTGGGACTGTATGGCGTTTTCGATGGCCCGGGGGACCTGGGGCGCTGGCTGGATGAGCATCCAGAGATGCTGGCCCGTCTTTATTACCCGCTGCAGGACGGCACCTGGCACTCGATGATCATGGCCTTCTTTGTGTCGGCTGTAGTGCTGCCACACATGTTCTACATGGCCTTTACCGAGAACCTCAACCCGCGCGCACTGATTACGGCCAGCTGGGCACTGCCTCTGATGTTCCTGGTGATGGCCCTGTGCGTGCCGGTGATTCTGTGGGCAGCCGCCGCCAGTAACGCCCCCACCCCACCAGACTACTACGCCCTGGGTATTGGCATGGTTACCGGCGGCTACGGTGCCGTACTGGGCTACATAGCCGGCCTGGCCGGTGCCAGCGGCATGCTGATTGTCGCCACCCTGGCCCTGTCCGGCATGTGCCTCAACCACTTGATCCTGCCTGCCAGCCCCCTGCGCCAGGGACAAAACCTGTACCGCAACCTGCTGTGGACCCGGCGTACTCTGATTGCCGCCATCCTGGCACTGGCTTATCTGTTCTATCGCTTCACCGGCGCCAATCACACGCTGGTGGAGCTGGGCGTGCTGTCGTTTGTCGCTACCCTGCAGTTTGTTCCCGGCCTGATCGGCGCGCTGTTCTGGCCCACCGGCAATCGCAATGGTTTGTTTGCCGGCCTGATTGTCGGTTTCCTGCTGTGGCTGTTGCTACTCGTGCTGCCCATTACCTATCCCAGCCTGCAAATCCCTCAGCTGATGGAACTGGCCGGCATGCGTTACCAGAGCGGCGCCAGCCAGTGGCACCATGTGGCTATTGCCTCGGTGTCTGCCAACGGCCTGCTGTTTGCCATTGTTTCCATCGTCACCCCCATGTCGCGGGCAGAGAAAAATGCCGCCGAGGCCTGCGCTGTGGACAGCCTGCGCCGCCCCTATCGCTGGGAACTGGAAGCCAAGAGCGTGGATGATTTCATTGACGCCTTGAGCATGCCCTTGGGCCCGATCACTGCCACCCGCGAAGTGGAGATGGCATTGAGGGACCTGCGACTGCCTCGCACCGAGGCTCGCCCTTATGCTCTACGCCGGTTGCGCGACCAGCTGGAAACCAACCTGTCCGGCCTGCTCGGCCCCTCCGTATCTCATCAATTGATGGATGATCATCTGCCCTACCTGCCGAAGGAAGAACAGAGTACCAGCGAGGACATCCAGTTCATCGAGTCCCGCCTCGAGCAATATCGCGACCGGCTTTCAGGGTTGGCTGCAGAACTGGATGGGCTACGTCGTTTTCATCGCCAAACTCTGCTGGAGCTTCCCATGGGGGTGATTTCACTCGGCGCGGACGATGAAATCATCGGCTGGAACCAGGCCATGGAAGCGCTGACCTGCATTCCCGCCGCCGACACCATCGGCTCCCGTCTGGCCGATCTGGAGAATCCCTGGGGCGAATTCCTGACCCGGTTCAGCCGCGACCCCAGCCCACACCAACCCCAGCAGTCGCTGGAAATGGACGGCCAGACTCGCTGGCTGAGTTTGCACAAATCCTCGGTCATGGGTGTGGGCACGGCCGAGCAGGCCGGAGGTCAGGTGCTGGTCATCGAGGACATTACCGAACTGCGCCATATGGAAGCCCACCTGGCCCACAATGAACGCCTGGCCTCCATTGGCCGATTGGCTGCAGGGGTTGCCCACGAAATCGGTAATCCGGTTACCGCCATCGCCTGTCTGGCACAAAATCTGGACAGTGAGAGCGATGCCCGCGAACAGATGGAATCCAGCCAGCAGATTCTTGAGCAGACTCGACGTATCACCCGCATCGTGGAATCTCTGGTGACCTTCAGCCACTCTGGCAGCGTTCGCCAGAGTGAGCATGTTCCGGTGAGCATTCGCGATACGGTAGATGAAGCCATCTCGCTGTTGCTGCTTGATCCGGATCACCGTCAGCAACAATTTGAAAATCACTGCCCGTCCGACAGCTGGGTTAAAGGCGATCCTCAACGATTGCTACAGGTCTTCATCAACCTGCTTGGCAATGCTGCCGACGCCTGCCAGCCCAATCAGCCCATCGTTATTAGCTGTGCAACCCAGGCCCCCTGGCTGGAAATAGCAGTGGAAGATCAGGGCCATGGCATCGCGGCGGAAGTGCGTGACGCCTTGTTTGAACCGTTCGTAACCAGCAAAAGCCCGGGCCGCGGCACCGGCCTTGGCCTGGCGCTGGTGTACAGTATTATCGAGGAGCACTTTGGCAGCATCAGCGTGGAAAGCCCGATTACCGAGCAAGGCGGCACGCGCTTTATTATTCGACTGCCAAACCACAGCACCCCATCTTGA
- a CDS encoding sigma-54-dependent transcriptional regulator, which translates to MSHILIVEDEPVIRGALRKLLERHDHSVAEAESVEQARENNLNQFDLIISDLRLPGEPGTNMIEAAGSTPVLIMTSYASLRSAVDAMRQGAVDYIPKPFDHDEMLLAVDRVLKEGRLNRGNRALRRDLERSYPVRNMVGDSGVMQELLHRISRVGPTNTPVLIMGEAGTGKELTARALHENSERASGPMVSVQCAALPRDLQITELFGDDANSGRIEEADGGTLFLDEIGELASEVQSRLLTLLTHHEIHRQGSLAPRKVDVRVLASSQLDLPGRVAEGTFRQDLYYRLNVMELTLPPLRERGDDLDLLADALLARGCEKLNRPGLHFTESARQAMHNYSWPGNVRELENVIERAIILTEEEGIGPAQLGLNPNRTPQRVSRASLDPSEDLSLEDYFTRFVMENQDSMTETELAQKLGISRKSLWERRQRLGIPRKKGGSRR; encoded by the coding sequence ATGAGCCACATCCTGATTGTTGAAGACGAACCCGTGATTCGCGGCGCACTGCGAAAACTGCTGGAACGTCACGACCACTCGGTGGCAGAAGCCGAATCCGTAGAGCAGGCTCGCGAAAACAACCTCAATCAGTTTGACCTCATCATCAGCGACCTGCGCCTGCCGGGAGAACCCGGCACCAACATGATCGAGGCCGCCGGCAGCACCCCTGTGCTGATCATGACCAGTTATGCCAGTCTTCGTTCTGCCGTGGATGCCATGCGCCAGGGCGCCGTGGATTACATCCCCAAGCCCTTCGATCATGATGAAATGCTGCTGGCCGTGGACCGGGTGCTCAAGGAAGGCCGCCTCAACCGTGGCAACCGCGCCTTGCGCCGCGACCTTGAACGCAGCTATCCGGTTCGCAACATGGTCGGCGACAGTGGCGTCATGCAGGAGCTCTTGCACCGCATCAGCCGGGTGGGCCCCACCAATACCCCGGTCCTGATCATGGGGGAAGCAGGCACCGGCAAGGAGCTCACCGCCCGAGCCCTGCATGAGAATAGTGAACGTGCCTCCGGGCCCATGGTGTCGGTGCAATGCGCCGCATTACCCCGCGATCTGCAAATTACCGAGCTGTTCGGCGATGACGCCAACTCGGGTCGTATCGAAGAAGCTGACGGCGGCACCCTGTTTCTGGATGAAATCGGAGAACTGGCCAGCGAAGTACAGAGCCGCCTCCTCACCCTGTTGACGCATCACGAGATACACCGTCAAGGCTCTCTGGCCCCCCGCAAGGTCGATGTCAGGGTGCTGGCCAGCAGCCAGCTTGATCTGCCAGGAAGAGTGGCCGAAGGCACCTTCCGCCAGGACCTTTATTACCGCCTCAACGTGATGGAACTGACCCTGCCCCCCTTGCGGGAGCGCGGGGATGATCTGGATTTGCTGGCTGACGCCCTGCTGGCACGCGGCTGTGAAAAACTGAACCGCCCCGGGCTGCATTTCACGGAATCGGCACGCCAGGCCATGCATAACTACAGCTGGCCGGGCAATGTGCGGGAACTGGAGAATGTTATTGAGCGGGCCATCATCCTCACTGAGGAAGAGGGCATTGGCCCCGCACAGCTGGGCCTGAATCCTAATCGGACCCCGCAGCGGGTCAGCCGTGCCAGCCTGGATCCGAGTGAGGACCTCTCTCTGGAGGATTACTTCACCCGTTTTGTCATGGAAAACCAGGACAGCATGACCGAGACAGAGCTGGCGCAGAAATTGGGCATTAGCAGAAAAAGCTTGTGGGAGCGGCGCCAGCGACTGGGCATTCCACGCAAAAAAGGCGGCAGCAGGCGTTAA
- the pcnB gene encoding polynucleotide adenylyltransferase PcnB, with product MPRKLIKSIITWLNQLLEHVTGWFGKGSDKTETNSPQVIPRDQHPISRQQISRAALNVLYGLHKAGFEAFLVGGCLRDILSGREPKDFDVSTDATPEQVHRIFKRSRIIGRRFQIVHVRFGREVIEVSTFRAMNKDENPDKQQHHAHEETGLVLRDNTWGSIEEDAQRRDFTCNALYYNIADFTLHDFTGSLQDIENKRIHLIGDPQTRYREDPVRMLRAARFAAKLGFHIDKATSDPIPELAELLLQVPSARLFDEVLKLFLSGHARASYEQLQNLHLFRFLFPGTQAALDGEQGPVWEDMLLAAMDNTDRRLAVDKPVTPAFIYAVLLWPEIQQRMGGYLSSGLPPAQALHKAATRALNDQIKHTAIPRRFSTVMREMWELQLRMDKRAGRRADALMEHPRFRAAYDFLLLREQAGEIKPGLGDWWTRYQEEDEPGRRQMVSDLGNQGPAKKRRRRRPRKPKADS from the coding sequence ATGCCCCGCAAGCTTATAAAAAGCATCATCACCTGGCTCAACCAGCTTCTGGAACATGTGACAGGGTGGTTTGGAAAGGGTTCCGATAAAACGGAAACAAATTCCCCCCAGGTTATCCCCCGCGATCAACACCCCATCTCCCGCCAGCAAATCTCCCGCGCAGCCCTCAACGTGCTTTATGGTTTGCACAAGGCTGGCTTTGAGGCATTTCTGGTGGGCGGCTGTCTGCGTGACATCCTCAGCGGTCGCGAGCCCAAGGATTTTGACGTTTCCACTGACGCCACACCGGAACAGGTACACCGTATATTCAAGCGCAGCCGCATCATCGGCCGCCGCTTCCAGATCGTCCATGTTCGCTTTGGCCGGGAAGTGATCGAAGTATCCACCTTCCGGGCCATGAACAAGGATGAAAACCCGGACAAGCAACAGCATCATGCCCACGAAGAAACCGGCCTGGTACTGCGCGACAATACCTGGGGCAGTATTGAAGAAGATGCCCAACGTCGCGACTTCACCTGCAACGCACTCTATTACAACATCGCTGATTTCACCCTGCATGATTTCACCGGCAGCCTGCAGGACATCGAGAATAAACGCATTCACCTGATCGGCGATCCGCAGACCCGCTACCGAGAAGACCCGGTACGCATGCTGCGCGCCGCCCGCTTTGCCGCCAAGCTGGGCTTTCACATCGACAAGGCCACGTCCGACCCGATCCCGGAACTGGCCGAGCTATTGTTGCAGGTGCCTTCTGCCCGCCTGTTCGATGAAGTATTAAAGCTGTTCCTCAGCGGCCATGCCCGAGCATCCTATGAACAGCTGCAAAACCTGCATCTGTTCCGCTTCCTTTTCCCTGGTACACAGGCGGCGCTGGATGGCGAACAAGGCCCGGTCTGGGAAGACATGCTGCTGGCTGCCATGGATAACACCGACCGCCGCCTGGCCGTGGACAAGCCGGTTACCCCCGCCTTTATCTACGCAGTGCTGCTGTGGCCGGAAATTCAGCAGCGCATGGGTGGCTACCTGTCCAGCGGCCTGCCTCCGGCCCAGGCCCTGCACAAGGCTGCTACCCGGGCTCTCAATGACCAGATCAAGCACACGGCCATCCCGCGTCGCTTCTCAACCGTGATGCGGGAAATGTGGGAGCTGCAGCTGCGCATGGACAAACGAGCAGGCCGACGCGCCGACGCGCTCATGGAGCACCCGCGCTTCCGCGCGGCCTATGATTTCCTGCTGTTGCGAGAGCAAGCTGGCGAAATCAAACCTGGGCTGGGTGATTGGTGGACCCGCTATCAGGAAGAAGATGAGCCCGGTCGCCGTCAGATGGTCAGCGATCTGGGCAATCAGGGGCCCGCCAAAAAGCGCCGCCGTCGCCGCCCACGCAAGCCCAAGGCAGACAGCTGA
- the folK gene encoding 2-amino-4-hydroxy-6-hydroxymethyldihydropteridine diphosphokinase: protein MQAFIGLGSNLDQPAQRLISALCALQRMPGLQLLHHSRLYRSAPIGPQDQPDYVNAVALVRFAGAAHDLLHTLQALELAGGRQRLRHWGERTLDLDILLIDDQCINTPDLQVPHPQMVNRAFVLQPLLEISPHALLPDGTPLGSFLEQVREQRLSPLEELDCDALIE from the coding sequence ATGCAGGCCTTTATCGGACTCGGCAGCAATCTGGACCAGCCGGCACAACGCCTGATCAGCGCCCTTTGTGCGCTGCAGCGAATGCCAGGGCTGCAACTACTGCATCACTCTCGCTTGTACCGCAGCGCACCCATCGGCCCCCAGGATCAGCCGGACTACGTCAATGCCGTCGCCCTGGTGCGCTTTGCCGGAGCGGCCCATGATCTGCTGCACACCCTGCAGGCACTGGAGCTTGCCGGGGGCCGGCAGCGCCTGCGCCACTGGGGCGAGCGTACACTGGATCTGGATATCCTGTTGATCGACGATCAGTGCATCAACACCCCGGATCTGCAGGTTCCTCACCCACAGATGGTGAACCGCGCCTTCGTCCTTCAACCACTGCTGGAGATTTCTCCACACGCCCTCTTGCCCGATGGCACCCCACTCGGTAGCTTTCTGGAGCAGGTCAGGGAACAGCGTCTCTCGCCACTGGAAGAACTGGATTGCGATGCACTCATTGAATGA
- a CDS encoding deoxynucleoside kinase: MHSLNEKSLTEKIEQRRQAGNLPRFIAVEGPIGAGKTSLARRLAMTFGYDLLLEQADENPFLTRFYQDPARYALQTELFFLFQRADQLRQIQQQDLFAGPRVADFLIDKNRLFAQVTLDEDEFELYRNVDNHLTLDAPQPDLVIYLQAPPPVLRQRISLRGNDFEQRIEGDYLDKLSNAYTEFFHFYDRGPLLIVNAAEIDLVNHDRDYQQLISELLDIRSGRHYFNPRPLVD, from the coding sequence ATGCACTCATTGAATGAGAAAAGTCTCACCGAAAAGATCGAGCAGCGCCGACAGGCTGGCAACCTGCCACGTTTTATTGCCGTAGAGGGCCCCATTGGCGCCGGCAAGACCAGTCTGGCGCGACGTCTGGCCATGACCTTCGGCTACGACCTGCTACTTGAGCAGGCCGATGAAAACCCGTTTCTCACCCGCTTTTATCAGGACCCGGCCCGCTACGCCCTGCAAACCGAACTGTTTTTTCTGTTCCAGCGCGCCGACCAGCTACGCCAGATTCAACAACAGGATCTGTTCGCCGGCCCACGCGTTGCCGATTTTCTGATCGACAAGAACCGTCTGTTCGCCCAGGTGACCCTGGATGAAGATGAATTCGAGCTGTATCGGAACGTGGATAACCACCTGACACTGGACGCTCCCCAGCCAGACCTGGTGATCTACCTGCAGGCGCCGCCCCCCGTCCTGCGCCAGCGTATCAGTCTCCGTGGCAATGATTTTGAGCAGCGCATCGAAGGGGACTATCTGGATAAACTCAGCAATGCCTACACCGAGTTCTTCCACTTTTACGATCGCGGCCCGCTTCTGATCGTTAATGCCGCCGAGATTGACCTGGTCAACCATGATCGTGATTACCAGCAACTGATCAGCGAGCTGCTGGACATCCGCTCCGGGCGACACTATTTTAACCCCCGGCCGCTGGTCGACTGA
- the panB gene encoding 3-methyl-2-oxobutanoate hydroxymethyltransferase yields the protein MSVTIRTLQKRKQDGEKFSVLTAYDACFAQLISDAGIDAILVGDSLGNVIQGQSSTVPVTLEQMAYHTECVARGNKGSLIIADVPFMGAATVERALESATSLMQAGANMVKLEGSAWLAESIELLNRNGIPVCAHMGLTPQAVNALGGYRVQGKDDDSAAEMLEAARILERAGAAALLLECVPRALSTRITQSVSIPVIGIGAAPECDGQVLVMHDMLGISPGKPARFVKNFMVDAPDIQSAFKAYHEAVLNVSFPADEHCF from the coding sequence ATGTCCGTGACCATTCGCACCCTGCAGAAACGCAAGCAGGACGGTGAAAAATTCTCCGTGCTGACCGCCTATGACGCCTGTTTTGCCCAGCTGATTTCTGACGCTGGCATCGATGCCATTCTGGTAGGTGACTCCCTCGGCAATGTCATCCAGGGCCAGTCCAGCACCGTGCCGGTAACACTTGAACAAATGGCGTATCACACCGAGTGCGTGGCCCGTGGCAACAAGGGCAGCCTGATCATTGCCGACGTCCCCTTTATGGGCGCCGCCACCGTGGAGCGAGCACTGGAGAGCGCCACCAGCCTGATGCAGGCAGGTGCCAACATGGTGAAACTGGAAGGCAGCGCCTGGCTGGCAGAAAGCATCGAACTCCTGAACCGCAATGGCATCCCGGTGTGTGCCCACATGGGCCTGACACCTCAGGCAGTCAATGCCCTGGGCGGTTATCGGGTTCAGGGTAAAGACGACGACAGCGCCGCAGAGATGCTGGAAGCCGCCCGCATCCTGGAGCGCGCCGGCGCTGCTGCATTGTTGCTGGAATGCGTGCCCCGCGCACTGAGTACCCGCATCACCCAGTCCGTGAGTATTCCGGTGATCGGTATTGGCGCCGCCCCGGAGTGCGACGGCCAGGTACTGGTAATGCACGACATGCTCGGCATTAGCCCGGGCAAGCCCGCCCGCTTCGTGAAAAACTTCATGGTCGACGCTCCTGACATCCAGAGCGCATTCAAGGCATATCATGAAGCGGTTCTGAACGTCAGCTTCCCGGCGGACGAACACTGTTTTTAG